One Desulfuromonas sp. KJ2020 genomic window, ATAGCCCTTGACCGCCGTGGTCAGGGGACAGCAGAGCATCAAGCTGGTCAGCTTGTTGTACCGTTGCGGGGACAGAACGAGCGCAAGACGGTGTCCGGCCTGTTCATGACCGGCCTGGGGGCTAAAGTGGAGCCAGACCACATCCCCTCTTTTGGGTACATAGGCCATGCTTTACAACCCCTCCTTGCCGACAGACTCGCCATAATCGCATTCATCATGAAGATTCTCTGGTTTTATCCCCGCCAGAAGATCATCCAGCGCATACGTCTGCTTTTCGCGAACAGGTTCTATGACGATGGTGTGGTCGCGTACACTGATCTCCACCGACGAATCGAGATGTACACCAGCCTCGTCTGTCAGGGCTTTAGGCAGGCGAAGAGCCAAGCTGTTTCCCCATTTTTGAACTTTTGTGAGCATGATTGCCTCCCTGAAGAAATATGCCCCAACCATAGCACGTATATACAATGTGTCAACATTTCGTTTGCGCTATGGGGCCAAGTCTGTAACCCTTTAGACACGAATAAAGGCAGATAGGGGCAAATGAAGGCAAAAACCAGGCTCTGGGTTAATTCCCAAAGTATTTATTGGGCCTAATTTTCTCGACTATTCCAGGCCAGTCGG contains:
- the mazF gene encoding endoribonuclease MazF — translated: MAYVPKRGDVVWLHFSPQAGHEQAGHRLALVLSPQRYNKLTSLMLCCPLTTAVKGYPFEVATTVSGKPGVALADQLKSLDWRARKAKKEGEVEQEVIDEVLAKVETLLS
- a CDS encoding AbrB/MazE/SpoVT family DNA-binding domain-containing protein; translated protein: MLTKVQKWGNSLALRLPKALTDEAGVHLDSSVEISVRDHTIVIEPVREKQTYALDDLLAGIKPENLHDECDYGESVGKEGL